The proteins below come from a single Maylandia zebra isolate NMK-2024a linkage group LG23, Mzebra_GT3a, whole genome shotgun sequence genomic window:
- the LOC101479792 gene encoding uncharacterized protein LOC101479792 isoform X1: MSGILKRKLDDDPAPYLSVQGSDDDEVSCSDSGNSSDSLNHSVPSSLLDASIQQQSKRLRGHNVHFESVTVYYFNRRQGFTSVPTQGGSTLGMSPHHSGVRQFTLREFAMEQKRSHRKMLRDHLKEEKLNAIKLKLTKNGTVSSLEADTLTIDDISEDDLDVDNTEVDDYFFLQPLTTRRRRTLLRASGVRRIDVEEKHELRALRMSREECGCRCQGICDPETCACSLAGIKCQVNGTVVDRMSFPCGCTKEGCSNTTGRLEFNPVRVRTHFLHTIMKLELEKSREEHYQQPEQLVTNGNSYHGDSTLVQQQQQQPNLQFPLMSSTQHIHIMQLQNTGDTESHLDEEEEEEEAEEGEEEEDDDEEEEDEAYDEDGSSVCSGLSDCSTHSLETIDPEEGEEDEEDEDEEDDEEEEEEEEEEEEGDEDDEEEEWDCSLHGTNPAPYSVPLPSVMSYSNSTLMNLSNLFHTTPPMQHYQRNSSVSDTPAFHSENVSSTPTLPTVESALELNTELHCQTEQHSTPRHFSESLPLQTCSHVETRDANTAPAGVLDEQPHSTDLRNNPDCHDTQAEHPAESEEQTGEERAEPAQEETGPQTHGQMTSSKSV, encoded by the exons ATGAGTGGGATCCTGAAGAGGAAGCTTGATGATGACCCCGCCCCTTATTTGTCAGTGCAAGGGTCTGATGATGATGAGGTATCCTGCAGTGACAGTGGTAACAGCAGTGACAGCCTCAACCATTCTGTCCCCTCCAGCTTGCTGGATG CCTCCATCCAGCAGCAGTCAAAGCGACTACGAGGTCATAATGTGCACTTTGAAAGCGTCACAGTCTACTATTTCAACCGGCGGCAGGGTTTTACCAGTGTACCCACACAGGGAGGCAGCACCCTGGGGATGTCACCACATCACAGTGGGGTGAGGCAATTCACTCTCAGGGAGTTTGCCATGGAACAGAAACGGAGCCACCGGAAGATGTTGAGGGACCATCTGAAAGAGGAGAAACTTAATGCCATCAAACTCAAA CTGACCAAGAATGGTACTGTGTCATCTTTGGAAGCAGATACACTCACAATCGATGACATTTCTGAAGATGACCTGGATGTGGACAACACAGAGGTGGACGATTACTTTTTCCTCCAGCCTCTGACTACTAGAAGGCGCCGTACTCTTCTCCGTGCCTCTGGTGTCCGTCGCATTGATGTGGAAGAGAAGCATGAATTGCGTGCCCTGCGCATGTCCCGGGAGGAGTGTGGGTGTCGCTGCCAGGGAATATGTGATCCTGAGACCTGTGCTTGCAGCCTGGCCGGCATTAAGTGCCAGGTAAATGGAACTGTG GTGGATCGCATGTCCTTCCCTTGTGGTTGCACCAAGGAAGGCTGCAGCAACACCACGGGACGCCTGGAGTTCAACCCGGTCCGGGTGCGCACCCACTTCCTGCACACTATCATGAAGCTGGAGCTGGAGAAGAGCCGCGAGGAGCACTATCAGCAGCCAGAGCAGCTTGTAACCAATGGCAACAGTTACCACGGAGACTCCACCTtggtccagcagcagcagcagcagccaaacCTGCAGTTTCCACTGATGAGCAGCACGCAGCACATTCACATCATGCAGCTTcagaacacaggtgacactgagtCACATCTggatgaggaagaagaggaagaagaggcggaggagggagaagaggaagaagatgacgacgaggaagaagaagatgaagctTATGATGAAGATGGCAGCAGTGTTTGCAGTGGGCTGTCGGACTGCAGCACACACAGCTTGGAAACAATTGACCCTGAGGAGGGagaagaagatgaggaggatgaggatgaggaagatgatgaggaagaagaggaggaggaggaggaagaagaagaaggagatgaagacgatgaggaggaagagtggGATTGTTCACTACATGGAACAAATCCTGCACCCTACTCTGTTCCACTTCCTTCTGTGATGAGTTACTCTAACAGCACACTCATGAACCTCAGTAACCTCTTCCACACCACTCCACCCATGCAGCACTATCAAAGAAACAGCTCTGTGAGCGACACGCCTGCTTTCCACAGTGAAAATGTCAGCAGCACACCCACGCTCCCCACAGTAGAGTCTGCATTAGAACTAAACACAGAACTCCACTGCCAAACAGAGCAGCACAGCACTCCTCGCCATTTCTCGGAGTCCCTGCCACTCCAAACTTGCTCACATGTAGAGACGCGTGATGCTAACACTGCCCCTGCTGGTGTACTTGATGAACAACCTCATTCAACAGACCTCCGGAACAATCCAGACTGTCATGACACTCAGGCTGAGCATCCTGCTGAGTCTGAGGAGCAGACAGGGGAGGAGAGAGCAGAGCCTGCACAGGAGGAAACAGGACCGCAGACACATGGTCAAATGACATCATCAAAGAGTGTCTGA
- the LOC101479792 gene encoding uncharacterized protein LOC101479792 isoform X2, giving the protein MSGILKRKLDDDPAPYLSVQGSDDDEVSCSDSGNSSDSLNHSVPSSLLDASIQQQSKRLRGHNVHFESVTVYYFNRRQGFTSVPTQGGSTLGMSPHHSGVRQFTLREFAMEQKRSHRKMLRDHLKEEKLNAIKLKLTKNGTVSSLEADTLTIDDISEDDLDVDNTEVDDYFFLQPLTTRRRRTLLRASGVRRIDVEEKHELRALRMSREECGCRCQGICDPETCACSLAGIKCQVDRMSFPCGCTKEGCSNTTGRLEFNPVRVRTHFLHTIMKLELEKSREEHYQQPEQLVTNGNSYHGDSTLVQQQQQQPNLQFPLMSSTQHIHIMQLQNTGDTESHLDEEEEEEEAEEGEEEEDDDEEEEDEAYDEDGSSVCSGLSDCSTHSLETIDPEEGEEDEEDEDEEDDEEEEEEEEEEEEGDEDDEEEEWDCSLHGTNPAPYSVPLPSVMSYSNSTLMNLSNLFHTTPPMQHYQRNSSVSDTPAFHSENVSSTPTLPTVESALELNTELHCQTEQHSTPRHFSESLPLQTCSHVETRDANTAPAGVLDEQPHSTDLRNNPDCHDTQAEHPAESEEQTGEERAEPAQEETGPQTHGQMTSSKSV; this is encoded by the exons ATGAGTGGGATCCTGAAGAGGAAGCTTGATGATGACCCCGCCCCTTATTTGTCAGTGCAAGGGTCTGATGATGATGAGGTATCCTGCAGTGACAGTGGTAACAGCAGTGACAGCCTCAACCATTCTGTCCCCTCCAGCTTGCTGGATG CCTCCATCCAGCAGCAGTCAAAGCGACTACGAGGTCATAATGTGCACTTTGAAAGCGTCACAGTCTACTATTTCAACCGGCGGCAGGGTTTTACCAGTGTACCCACACAGGGAGGCAGCACCCTGGGGATGTCACCACATCACAGTGGGGTGAGGCAATTCACTCTCAGGGAGTTTGCCATGGAACAGAAACGGAGCCACCGGAAGATGTTGAGGGACCATCTGAAAGAGGAGAAACTTAATGCCATCAAACTCAAA CTGACCAAGAATGGTACTGTGTCATCTTTGGAAGCAGATACACTCACAATCGATGACATTTCTGAAGATGACCTGGATGTGGACAACACAGAGGTGGACGATTACTTTTTCCTCCAGCCTCTGACTACTAGAAGGCGCCGTACTCTTCTCCGTGCCTCTGGTGTCCGTCGCATTGATGTGGAAGAGAAGCATGAATTGCGTGCCCTGCGCATGTCCCGGGAGGAGTGTGGGTGTCGCTGCCAGGGAATATGTGATCCTGAGACCTGTGCTTGCAGCCTGGCCGGCATTAAGTGCCAG GTGGATCGCATGTCCTTCCCTTGTGGTTGCACCAAGGAAGGCTGCAGCAACACCACGGGACGCCTGGAGTTCAACCCGGTCCGGGTGCGCACCCACTTCCTGCACACTATCATGAAGCTGGAGCTGGAGAAGAGCCGCGAGGAGCACTATCAGCAGCCAGAGCAGCTTGTAACCAATGGCAACAGTTACCACGGAGACTCCACCTtggtccagcagcagcagcagcagccaaacCTGCAGTTTCCACTGATGAGCAGCACGCAGCACATTCACATCATGCAGCTTcagaacacaggtgacactgagtCACATCTggatgaggaagaagaggaagaagaggcggaggagggagaagaggaagaagatgacgacgaggaagaagaagatgaagctTATGATGAAGATGGCAGCAGTGTTTGCAGTGGGCTGTCGGACTGCAGCACACACAGCTTGGAAACAATTGACCCTGAGGAGGGagaagaagatgaggaggatgaggatgaggaagatgatgaggaagaagaggaggaggaggaggaagaagaagaaggagatgaagacgatgaggaggaagagtggGATTGTTCACTACATGGAACAAATCCTGCACCCTACTCTGTTCCACTTCCTTCTGTGATGAGTTACTCTAACAGCACACTCATGAACCTCAGTAACCTCTTCCACACCACTCCACCCATGCAGCACTATCAAAGAAACAGCTCTGTGAGCGACACGCCTGCTTTCCACAGTGAAAATGTCAGCAGCACACCCACGCTCCCCACAGTAGAGTCTGCATTAGAACTAAACACAGAACTCCACTGCCAAACAGAGCAGCACAGCACTCCTCGCCATTTCTCGGAGTCCCTGCCACTCCAAACTTGCTCACATGTAGAGACGCGTGATGCTAACACTGCCCCTGCTGGTGTACTTGATGAACAACCTCATTCAACAGACCTCCGGAACAATCCAGACTGTCATGACACTCAGGCTGAGCATCCTGCTGAGTCTGAGGAGCAGACAGGGGAGGAGAGAGCAGAGCCTGCACAGGAGGAAACAGGACCGCAGACACATGGTCAAATGACATCATCAAAGAGTGTCTGA